A region of Anolis sagrei isolate rAnoSag1 chromosome 2, rAnoSag1.mat, whole genome shotgun sequence DNA encodes the following proteins:
- the LOC132772090 gene encoding zinc finger protein 709-like isoform X2, whose product MENLNSLSKLHTGEKRHNCMECGKCFTFRSSLTTHQRTHTGEKLYKCMECGKSFSQSGNLRIHQRTHTGEKPHKCMECGKSFSHSGHLHSHQRTHTGEKPHTCMECGKSFIQSGQLRSHQRTHTGEKPHKCMKCGKSFSHSASLRIHQRTHTGEKPHKCMECGKNFSESGTLCKHQRTHTGEKPHKCMECGKSFSRSGHLSIHQRTHIGEKPHKCMKCGKSFSQSGDLRTHQRIHTGEKPHKCMECGKSFSRSGNLRIHQRTHTGEKPHTCMECGKSFSESGHLRIHQRTHTGEKPHTCMECGKSFSESGHLRIHQRTHTGEKPHKCMECGKSFSHSGSLRIHQRTHTGEKPHTCMECGKSFSVSGHLHLHQRTHTGEKPHKCMECGKSFSKSGKLRSHQRVHTGEKPHKCMECGKSFSQSGHLRIHQRTHTREKPHTCMECGKSFSQSGNLRIHQRTHTGEKPHKCMECGKSFSQSGHLSIHQRTHTGE is encoded by the coding sequence atggaaaatctCAATTCCTTGTCAAAGttacacacaggggagaagcgacATAACTGtatggaatgtgggaaatgtttcactTTCAGAAGTTCTCTTACTACACATCAacgaactcacacaggagagaagctgtataaatgcatggaatgtggaaagagcttcagtcagagtgggaatctgcgtatccatcaaagaacccacacaggagagaagccacataaatgcatggaatgtggaaagagcttcagtcacagtgggcatctgcattcccatcaaaggacccatacaggggagaagccacatacatgcatggaatgtggaaagagctttattCAGAGTGGACAGCTGCGatcccatcaaagaacccacacaggggagaagccacataaatgcatgaaatgtggaaagagcttcagtcacagtgcgagtctgcgtatccatcaaagaacccacacaggggagaagccacataaatgcatggaatgtggaaagaacttcagtgAAAGTGGGACTCTGTGTaagcatcaaagaacccacacaggggagaagccacataaatgcatggaatgtggaaagagcttcagtcggagtggaCATCTGagtatccatcaaagaacccacataggggagaaaccacataaatgcatgaaatgtggaaagagcttcagtcagagtggagatctgcgtacccatcaaagaatccacacaggggagaagccacataaatgcatggaatgtggaaagagcttcagtcggagtgggaatctgcgtatccatcaaagaacccacacaggggagaagccacatacatgcatggaatgtggaaagagcttcagtgaaagtggacatctgcgtatccatcaaagaacccacacaggggagaagccacatacatgcatggaatgtggaaagagcttcagtgaaagtggacatctgcgtatccatcaaagaacccacacaggggagaagccacataaatgcatggaatgtggaaagagcttcagtcacagtggaagtctgcgtatccatcaaagaacccacacaggggaaaagccacatacatgcatggaatgtggaaagagcttcagtgtaAGTGGACATCTGCAtctccatcaaagaacccacacaggggagaagccacataaatgcatggaatgtggaaagagcttcagtaagAGTGGAAagctgcgttcccatcaaagggtccacacaggagagaagccacataaatgcatggaatgtggaaagagcttcagtcagagtggacatctgcgtatccatcaaagaacccacacaagggagaagccacatacatgcatggaatgtggaaagagcttcagtcagagtgggaatctgcgtatccatcaaagaacccacacaggagagaagccacataaatgcatggaatgtggaaagagcttcagtcagagtggacatctgagtatccatcaaagaacccacacaggggagtag